A genomic segment from Brachyhypopomus gauderio isolate BG-103 unplaced genomic scaffold, BGAUD_0.2 sc52, whole genome shotgun sequence encodes:
- the LOC143488620 gene encoding LOW QUALITY PROTEIN: actin-binding protein WASF3 (The sequence of the model RefSeq protein was modified relative to this genomic sequence to represent the inferred CDS: inserted 1 base in 1 codon) — protein MPLVKRTIEPRHLCRASLPDGVNSELECVTNSTLAAIIKQLGSLSRHAEDIFGELFKEANSFYLRMSHLQERVDVLSIKVTQLDSTVEEVSLQDINMRKAFKSSTIQDQQVVSRTSIPNPVVEIYHRGDKPPPLSILSPYRDDKKDALKFYTDPSYFFNLWKEKMLQATEDKRKEKRRQKTSAPTQTHPDQSKSQSRQATPRSPVCSAVRDLSYCPSSLCSAEQQKQLEEPGREVKKVRKARNRRQEWNVLAYDKEFRPDARFTPSPYHGMSSEGSLSPDNRSVASDLGEHSYPGSPSRPVQQMGPSSAYSTTDGKEHLLNPSQTQTQSLDRSYRPTGVLATPTNRHTLGRVQAPVIDPALNGPRPLQGKDYSAQQAQHPEFFNPPAPPPPPPLIPSAQTAFDSPATPSPLPPSAVTSLSRSYSPSPPTPALPASYTPSPAHPPPAAPASTASGAAPPTPICTLTLTHTAWPKPPEKLPSXRKGVVTLVPMSDARSDLLAAIRRGIQLRKVQEQREMEAKKEPVGNDVATILSRRIAVEYSESDEDSELDENEWSD, from the exons ATGCCTCTGGTGAAGAGGACCATAGAACCCAGACACCTCTGCAGGGCGTCTCTGCCTGACGGGGTGAACAGTGAGCTGGAATGTGTCACCAACAGCACGCTGGCGGCCATCATCAAACAGCTTGGCAGCCTCA GTCGCCATGCTGAAGATATCTTCGGAGAGCTGTTCAAAGAAGCCAACAGCTTCTACCTGCGTATGAGCCACCTACAGGAACGTGTGGACGTGCTGTCCATCAAAGTCACGCAGCTGGACTCCACCGTGGAGGAGg TCTCTCTGCAGGACATCAACATGAGGAAGGCGTTTAAGAGCTCCACCATCCAGGATCAGCAGGTGGTGTCTCGGACGTCCATCCCCAACCCTGTGGTGGAGATCTACCATCGTGGAGATAAACCTCCTCCGCTCTCCATCCTCAGCCCATACAG AGATGATAAGAAGGATGCGTTGAAGTTCTACACAGATCCATCTTACTTCTTCAACCTGTGGAAGGAGAAAATGCTGCAAGCAACAGAAGACAAGAGGAAAGAGAAGAGACgccagaag aCCAGCGCTCCGACCCAGACTCACCCAGACCAGTCTAAGTCCCAGTCCAGACAGGCCACTCCCAGAAGCCCAGTCTGCTCTGCCGTAAGAGACCTGTCGTACTGCCCCTCCTCACTCTGCTCTGCC gaGCAGCAGAAGCAGTTGGAGGAGCCCGGGAGGGAGGTGAAGAAGGTGCGTAAAGCTCGTAACCGCAGACAGGAGTGGAACGTTCTGGCGTACGACAAAGAGTTCCGCCCGGACGCCCGCTTCACACCCTCGCCGTACCATGGCATGTCCTCCGAGGGCTCACTGTCACCTGATAACAG GTCGGTGGCGTCTGACCTGGGCGAGCACTCGTACCCAGGCAGCCCAAGTCGTCCGGTGCAGCAGATGGGCCCGTCCAGTGCCTACTCCACCACCGATGGCAAGGAGCATCTCCTCAACCCCTCCCAGACCCAGACACAGTCTCTGGATCGCAGCTACCGGCCCACCGGTGTCCTGGCCACGCCCACGAACAGACACACGCTGGGAAGAGTCCAGGCTCCTGTCATAGACCCCGCCCTCAATGGGCCACGCCCACTCCAGGGCAAagactacag TGCTCAACAAGCCCAGCACCCAGAGTTCTTCAACCCCCCGGCTCCGCCTCCCCCTCCGCCCCTCATCCCCTCGGCTCAGACGGCCTTCGACAGTCCGGCCACGCCCTCTCCGCTGCCCCCCAGCGCGGTGACATCACTGTCCCGCTCATACAGCCCCTCGCCGCCCACACCTGCGCTGCCGGCCTCCTACACCCCATCCCCCGCCCACCCGCCACCCGCGGCCCCCGCCTCCACCGCCTCCGGGGCCGCCCCCCCCACGCCCATCTGCACGCTCACCCTCACGCACACGGCTTGGCCCAAGCCCCCGGAGAAGCTGCCGT CCAGGAAGGGCGTGGTGACCCTGGTGCCCATGAGCGACGCACGAAGCGACCTGCTCGCTGCCATCCGACGAG GCATCCAGCTGCGTAAGGTGCAGGaacagagggagatggaggccAAGAAGGAACCGGTGGGGAACGACGTGGCCACCATCCTGTCCCGACGCATCGCCGTGGAGTACAGCGAGTCGGACGAGGACTCCGAGCTGGACGAGAACGAGTGGTCCGACTAA
- the gpr185b gene encoding G-protein coupled receptor 12 has product MNNQLLNTSLNTAGTWNIQDGRNSSPVRTEDLRPLTVSPWDIALCVTGTLISCENAIVIAILFYTPTLRAPMFILIGSLAFADLLAGLGLILNFIFIYMLDTEFVTLVSVGLLISAFSASVLNILAITVDRYLSLYNALTYNTERTVTFTYVIVVLIWVVCIMLGLLPALGWNCLQDQARCSVCRPVTKNNAVVLAVTFLLVFALMMQLYLQICKIAFRHAQQIAVQHQFMAISTTKGVSTLSVILCTFAACWMPFAMYSIVADSSYPMIYTYATVLPATCNSVINPIIYAFRNPDIQKSLWLACCGCVPSNFSLRPRTSSDV; this is encoded by the coding sequence ATGAACAACCAACTTCTGAACACCTCCCTCAACACGGCGGGCACGTGGAATATCCAGGACGGGCGGAACTCGTCGCCTGTGCGGACGGAGGACCTGCGACCGCTCACTGTCAGTCCCTGGGACATTGCGCTGTGTGTGACTGGCACGCTAATTTCCTGTGAGAACGCGATTGTAATCGCCATCCTGTTCTACACGCCCACGTTACGAGCCCCCATGTTTATTCTGATAGGGAGTCTCGCTTTCGCGGACCTGCTGGCTGGCCTGGGCCTGATCCTGAACTTTATCTTCATCTACATGCTCGACACGGAGTTTGTGACGCTGGTTTCCGTCGGGCTGCTCATCTCGGCTTTCTCCGCCTCGGTACTCAACATCTTGGCCATCACGGTGGACCGATACCTGTCGCTCTACAACGCGTTGACCTACAACACGGAGCGCACGGTGACTTTCACCTACGTGATAGTGGTTCTGATTTGGGTGGTGTGCATCATGCTGGGTCTCCTCCCGGCGCTGGGTTGGAACTGTCTCCAGGACCAGGCCCGCTGCAGCGTGTGTCGCCCGGTCACCAAGAACAACGCCGTGGTGCTCGCCGTGACGTTCTTGCTGGTTTTCGCGCTCATGATGCAGCTGTACCTCCAGATCTGTAAGATCGCCTTCCGTCACGCCCAGCAGATAGCCGTGCAGCACCAGTTCATGGCCATCTCCACCACGAAGGGCGTCTCCACCCTCTCCGTCATCCTGTGCACCTTCGCGGCGTGTTGGATGCCCTTCGCCATGTACTCCATCGTGGCGGACTCCAGCTACCCCATGATCTACACGTACGCCACCGTCCTCCCGGCCACGTGTAACTCCGTTATAAACCCCATCATCTACGCCTTCAGAAACCCGGACATACAGAAGTCCCTGTGGCTGGCCTGCTGCGGCTGCGTCCCCTCCAACTTCTCGCTGCGGCCGAGGACGTCGAGCGACGTGTAG